The following are encoded in a window of Aromatoleum petrolei genomic DNA:
- a CDS encoding aromatic-ring-hydroxylating dioxygenase subunit beta yields MSAAQQVAENAPVIGNPIPVGAEVYNRIVGFLYQEATLLDTIRLKEWGATLAPDLVYTVPLRQTRPMSQQAQSVIRTVQHYHDNYRSIMGRIMRLTETRSAWAEDPPSRTRRMVSNVQVFATDRPDEFAVVSYLLLTRSRFDFPDMDVISGERNDLLRVDGEGFKLVRREVILDQAVLGTPNLAIFL; encoded by the coding sequence ATGAGCGCCGCACAACAAGTTGCCGAGAACGCCCCCGTCATCGGAAACCCGATCCCGGTCGGGGCCGAAGTCTATAATCGCATCGTCGGCTTCCTCTACCAGGAAGCGACCCTGCTCGACACGATCCGTCTCAAGGAGTGGGGCGCGACGCTTGCGCCCGACCTGGTCTACACCGTGCCTCTGCGACAGACCCGCCCGATGTCCCAGCAGGCCCAGTCGGTTATCCGCACCGTGCAGCACTACCACGACAACTACCGCTCGATCATGGGGCGCATCATGCGGCTCACCGAGACACGTAGCGCGTGGGCCGAGGATCCCCCGTCACGCACCCGCCGCATGGTCAGCAACGTGCAGGTATTCGCTACCGACAGGCCCGACGAGTTCGCGGTCGTGAGCTATCTGCTGCTGACACGCAGCCGTTTCGACTTTCCGGACATGGATGTCATCAGCGGGGAGCGCAACGATCTGCTGCGCGTCGATGGCGAGGGATTCAAGCTCGTGCGTCGCGAAGTCATTCTCGACCAGGCGGTGCTGGGCACGCCGAACCTCGCGATCTTCCTCTAG